The DNA sequence GCACGACGGGCTCGCGCCCGCGATGAGCGCGGTCATCATCAAGCGCCACGTGACGGAGGGCCTGGAGATGGCCCGGCAGTACCGCCTGCCCAAGCTGGTGGCGGACGCCATCCCCCAGCACCACGGCACGCGCACGGTGGGCTTCTTCTACCACAAGGCCCTCAAGGAGCAGGAGGGCAAGGAAGGCGCGCCGCCCATCGACGAGAGCATCTACCGCTACCCGGGGCCCAAGCCGCAGTTCCGCGAGGCGGCGCTGGTGATGATCGCCGACGCGGTGGAGGCCTCCACCCGCTCCATGCCGGACCCCACCAGCGCGAAGCTCCACGCGCAGGTGCAGAAGATCATCAACATCATCTTCTCCGAGGGTCAGCTGGACGAGTGCGACTTGACGCTCAAGGACTTGAACCTCATCTCCCAGTCCTTCCTGCACACGCTGGAGGGCATCTACCACACGCGTCCGGTGTACCCGGCGGGTGCGATGGGGGGCGGCAAGTCCAGCTCGCCGCTGATGATGGCGCCGGCCCCCGCGAAGGCCGAGTCGAAGGACACGAAGGTGAGAACGGCGGGCATGTCATGAGCCGCAAGGTGGAGGGCGTGAAGCTTCGCAAGGGTAAGGTGATTCCCCGCGACGACGGCAAGCGCATCGAGGAGTTCGTCGGCGCGGCCAGCACGGAGACGGAGTCCGCGTCGGTGGCGCGCATGCGGGCGCCCCCGGGGTGGAGCGAACCCGCGCAGACGCCGGAGTTCGACGAGGTGGTGCTCGTCCTCACCGGCGAGCTCACCATCGTCGTGGACGGCAAGCGCGAGCGCATTGGCGCCGGTGAGGTGGGGCTCGTGCCGCGCGGCAAGCGCGTCGTGTACCGCAACGACTCGCAGGGCGCGTGCGACTACTGGTCCATCTGCGCGCCGGCGTTCCGCGTGGAGCTGGCGCACATCGAGAAGCCGGAGCCGAAGCCGAAGGCCCAGGACAACTTCGTGACGGTGCAGGTGGCGCACGGGCAGGGCGAGGACTACGAGCGCCTGCTCACCACCTGGAGCCGGGACTACCTGCGGCGGCTGGGGCTCACCGGCTGCGAACTGTCGCTGTCGCTGGTGGGGGACCGGGCCATCCGCCGGCTCAACCGCACCTGGCGCCAGAAGGACAAGGCCACGGACGTGCTGTCGTTCCCCGCGGGGGATCAGCCCAAGGGGACGCCGGGCCCGCGCCCGCTGGGCGACGTGGTCATCTCCATCGACACGGCGAAGCGGCAGGCCCGGGAGTACGGCCGCACGCTGGAGTCGGAGATGGGCCGCTACCTGGCGCACGGCCTGCTGCACCTGCTGGGGCACGACCATGAGAAGCCGCGCGACGCCAAGCGCATGGCCGCCCTGGAGGAGCAGCTTTTGGGGGAGCGCGGGATGGTGGCGGACTCGCTGACCATCGACTCGCGTGCCCGCCGGGCCAAGCTCATCTGAAGCCCGCTCCGGGGCCTTGCGAAGCCCCGGGGCTTTCCCCGGGTGGCCGTCCCCCCTGCGTCCGGACCGTTGAGTCGGGGACGCTGCGTGATAGGTAGGTGGGGCCCGCCTTCCGTGTGTTGGATGGAACGATGCCCCGCCTGTCATCTCTCACACTCCTGAGCCTGCTTGGCCTCCTGCTGCTGACGTCTCCCGCGCGCGCCGCC is a window from the Corallococcus soli genome containing:
- the ybeY gene encoding rRNA maturation RNase YbeY, with translation MSRKVEGVKLRKGKVIPRDDGKRIEEFVGAASTETESASVARMRAPPGWSEPAQTPEFDEVVLVLTGELTIVVDGKRERIGAGEVGLVPRGKRVVYRNDSQGACDYWSICAPAFRVELAHIEKPEPKPKAQDNFVTVQVAHGQGEDYERLLTTWSRDYLRRLGLTGCELSLSLVGDRAIRRLNRTWRQKDKATDVLSFPAGDQPKGTPGPRPLGDVVISIDTAKRQAREYGRTLESEMGRYLAHGLLHLLGHDHEKPRDAKRMAALEEQLLGERGMVADSLTIDSRARRAKLI